A region from the Adhaeribacter swui genome encodes:
- a CDS encoding recombinase family protein → MKIGYARVSTQDQKLELQLDALTRHGCELVFQEKKSGKNKDRPELEKMLGQLRSGDTVVVWKLDRLGRSLRDLIDLVTEFKKRGVDFVSLQDGINTATSTGRFTFNIFASLAEFEREIIKERTKAGLVAARARGRAGGRPGGLSPQAIEKAKSAKILHEAGTKSVEEIAKILNISRATCYRYIDAITHK, encoded by the coding sequence ATGAAAATCGGTTACGCCCGGGTGAGCACCCAGGACCAAAAATTAGAATTACAACTGGACGCCTTAACTCGGCATGGGTGTGAGCTAGTGTTCCAGGAAAAGAAATCCGGGAAAAACAAAGATCGGCCGGAGTTAGAAAAGATGCTTGGCCAACTTCGCTCAGGTGACACCGTGGTGGTGTGGAAACTGGATCGGCTGGGTAGATCCTTGCGCGATTTGATTGACCTAGTAACTGAATTTAAAAAGAGGGGAGTAGACTTTGTGAGTTTACAGGATGGCATCAACACGGCAACTTCCACCGGTCGCTTTACTTTTAACATCTTTGCTTCTTTAGCGGAGTTCGAACGCGAAATTATCAAAGAGCGAACCAAGGCAGGCTTAGTGGCCGCTAGAGCTCGGGGTAGGGCAGGAGGGAGGCCTGGGGGTTTATCGCCTCAAGCAATAGAAAAGGCGAAGTCTGCTAAAATCTTGCATGAAGCTGGTACTAAGTCCGTAGAAGAAATAGCCAAAATTTTAAATATTTCGCGGGCTACCTGTTATCGGTACATCGACGCTATTACCCACAAATAG
- a CDS encoding TonB-dependent receptor: MKQTLLFTICLLLFCSTVHAHLGGSITGTIVNNTSEQPLSNVAITLKSPQKVIYTNTLGKYRFDKLMAGTYQIEISLLGYVRQTISVVVQEDQAISVVTKLLPTAIALSQVTILQPQTEDQQLISSLDIKLRPITNSQEILRLVPGLFIGQHAGGGKAEQIFLRGFDLDHGTDIRLSVDGMPVNMVSHAHGQGYADLHFVIPELVQNVDFGKGPYQVSQGNLATAGYVNFKTRSTIDSNMIKLEAGQYDTYRAVGIFDLLGERGKEKQQSAFIASEYSFSNGYFDNPQKFNRLNLFGKFHGHLSEATRLTLTGSTFYSKWNHSGQIPDRAVASGLIGFFGSIDPNEGGETSRTNLNAELVTVTPNNNVIRHQLFYSKYDFELYSNFTFFREDSINGDQIRQKENRHLWGYNGSFTSNLALGNKELTSTVGIQYRQDLTKETELSHTKNRVETLEQYQLGNINEINAGIYIDEFLQLSPQWTATAGLRFDVFRNQYENLLTTPASKANASASILSPKLNLYYTPSTQVQIYLKSGKGFHSNDTRVVVPQNGRQILPAAYGSDLGFVWKPYPRLLVNAAAWYLWLEQEFVYVGDEGVVEPSGRSQRTGLDLSIRYQLTDYLYADADISAAKSRALGETEGQYYLPLAPLLTSAGGLSWQGAGRYSGSLRYRYMGDRPANEDNSLVANGYFVNDLQANYSFKKQQLGLSVQNLFNTRWKETQFATESRLQTEATPVNEIHFTPGIPFFARLSWSLFW; encoded by the coding sequence ATGAAACAGACGCTACTCTTTACTATTTGCTTGTTACTCTTTTGTTCAACAGTGCATGCGCATTTGGGGGGAAGCATTACGGGAACGATCGTGAATAATACCAGTGAACAGCCCCTGTCCAACGTGGCAATTACCCTTAAGAGTCCCCAAAAAGTTATTTATACCAATACTTTAGGAAAATATAGGTTCGACAAATTAATGGCCGGCACTTACCAGATAGAAATTTCTCTCTTGGGTTACGTGCGGCAAACCATTAGTGTGGTTGTCCAGGAAGATCAAGCTATCTCAGTTGTTACCAAACTACTGCCAACGGCCATTGCGTTGAGCCAAGTCACAATTTTGCAGCCACAAACCGAAGATCAGCAGTTAATTAGCAGCTTGGATATTAAACTGCGACCCATAACTAATTCGCAGGAGATTTTACGGCTGGTACCTGGTTTATTTATTGGTCAGCATGCGGGTGGCGGTAAAGCCGAACAGATCTTCTTACGCGGTTTTGACCTGGACCACGGGACCGATATCCGATTAAGTGTCGACGGAATGCCCGTCAACATGGTCTCCCACGCCCATGGCCAAGGCTACGCGGATCTCCATTTTGTCATTCCAGAACTGGTCCAAAACGTAGATTTTGGCAAGGGTCCATATCAAGTGAGTCAAGGTAACTTAGCTACGGCGGGCTACGTCAATTTTAAAACTCGGAGCACGATCGACAGCAACATGATCAAGCTGGAAGCGGGCCAGTATGATACTTACCGGGCGGTGGGCATATTTGACTTACTCGGTGAGCGGGGCAAAGAAAAACAACAGTCGGCGTTTATTGCTTCCGAATACTCTTTTTCCAACGGGTACTTTGATAATCCGCAAAAGTTTAACCGGCTGAACCTGTTTGGTAAGTTCCACGGACATTTATCGGAAGCTACCCGGTTGACACTTACCGGCTCCACTTTCTACAGTAAATGGAATCACTCCGGTCAGATTCCGGACCGGGCGGTGGCCAGCGGCTTGATTGGCTTTTTCGGCTCCATTGATCCCAATGAAGGGGGCGAAACAAGCCGCACGAACTTGAATGCGGAACTAGTCACCGTCACGCCGAATAACAATGTAATCCGTCACCAGTTATTTTACAGCAAATACGATTTTGAGCTTTATTCTAACTTCACCTTTTTCCGGGAAGATTCTATTAACGGGGATCAGATCCGGCAAAAAGAAAACCGGCATTTATGGGGGTATAACGGTAGTTTCACCAGTAATTTGGCATTGGGTAACAAAGAACTGACTTCGACGGTGGGTATCCAGTACCGGCAAGATCTTACGAAAGAAACGGAGCTTTCTCATACCAAGAACCGGGTAGAAACCCTGGAACAGTATCAGCTCGGCAATATCAATGAGATTAATGCTGGTATTTACATTGATGAATTTTTACAATTGTCTCCTCAATGGACAGCTACGGCTGGGTTGCGATTCGATGTATTCCGCAACCAATATGAAAATTTGCTAACAACTCCGGCCAGTAAGGCGAATGCTTCGGCTTCAATCCTTTCGCCAAAACTGAACTTGTATTATACGCCTTCCACCCAGGTACAAATTTATCTAAAATCTGGCAAAGGATTTCACTCCAATGACACCCGGGTGGTAGTGCCGCAGAATGGCCGCCAGATTTTACCAGCTGCTTACGGCAGTGATTTAGGCTTTGTTTGGAAGCCTTACCCTCGTTTGCTAGTAAATGCTGCCGCTTGGTATTTGTGGCTGGAGCAGGAATTTGTGTACGTGGGGGACGAAGGGGTAGTAGAGCCAAGCGGTCGGTCCCAGCGAACCGGTTTAGATTTATCTATACGTTATCAGCTTACTGATTATCTATATGCCGATGCCGATATCAGTGCCGCCAAGTCCCGCGCTTTAGGCGAAACAGAAGGACAATATTATTTGCCGCTGGCCCCGCTTTTAACTTCTGCTGGCGGATTGAGCTGGCAAGGAGCAGGACGGTACAGTGGTTCTTTGCGTTACCGCTACATGGGTGACCGACCGGCTAACGAAGATAATTCTTTAGTAGCGAATGGATATTTTGTGAACGATTTACAAGCGAACTACTCCTTTAAAAAGCAGCAGCTTGGATTATCGGTACAGAACCTGTTTAATACCCGCTGGAAAGAAACACAGTTTGCCACCGAGAGCCGGTTGCAAACGGAAGCAACTCCCGTCAACGAAATTCATTTTACGCCGGGAATACCTTTTTTCGCCCGTTTAAGCTGGAGTTTATTTTGGTAA
- a CDS encoding DUF4331 family protein encodes MFTKSGLLKSGLIVAAVASLSVFATRYNYLESSSHREAPIIANDPLADNTDVYAFRNPRNKDNMVLIANYVPFQHPHGAPNFYSFGENIAYDIHIKNDASKKEDDILYRFEFKITNEDPTTHFYIRLGKQNQKTTYTCKKSMDGGKTFTTIISNGIVPPYNVGPRSIQSAVGLNSDYDKLMQGAIMTASTGEKVFCGPVDDPFFVDIGGIEDLGNNRPNKPVDGLKRLNVHTIAMDIPIEMLNKEGQKVSQAWSILDPDFIIGVWASASRRKIMVRESNGKIKHEGEYVQVSRLGMPLTNEVIIPIGKKDEWNSVSSNKDSKEFEQYFTNPELALYMDDSKFGKAVPGLAPLRIQTKSLGKYDFRNGADGLYSLLGNPATKGTALDTKLFGNYLLRDNEPRSVDLLPIFMTGVPNLPPYQLATGKKDGNPLAAGKPFINNFLPTFGDMLRVNMSTPVTTRESPDFSSLGLIQAAVLGLTDPRWNKTRFVQFIPNMDGFPNGRRLEDDVVRIELQAVSGVVLAAIGLGYDDYDVKAGAGVIGDVEQQHNSDPILITPPTGTIITDIRSATFGTGKGSSYDNFKFDASCQKDVTDIVRTYYAARLTDFEPNYQIPVNRNVLGNPCPGSEKSLLVLADYRTPASLATQDLVNVLTFTTGVEKNDAPLPGRFPFEARPWEGFSYGGHGNENGSGNIDPSLSASIAPYQAPTSMNLGTPDVMLKQLEGFPNPSRDKTTFRYHIGQSSQVSLQIYDANGNLVATPVNKEPRAAGTYEVSVDVSKYKGGIYYVRVVNGVASDQSLKFIVSK; translated from the coding sequence ATGTTTACCAAGTCTGGCCTGCTTAAATCCGGGCTGATAGTAGCGGCTGTGGCCTCGCTATCCGTATTTGCCACGCGTTACAATTATTTGGAGTCTTCCAGCCACCGGGAAGCTCCTATAATTGCCAATGATCCCCTCGCCGATAATACCGACGTGTACGCTTTCCGCAATCCCCGGAACAAAGACAACATGGTATTAATTGCGAACTACGTTCCTTTTCAGCATCCGCACGGTGCCCCCAACTTTTATAGTTTTGGGGAGAACATTGCCTACGACATCCACATTAAGAACGATGCCAGCAAGAAAGAAGATGATATCTTGTACCGCTTTGAGTTTAAAATAACCAACGAAGATCCAACTACCCACTTTTACATCCGGTTAGGTAAGCAAAATCAAAAAACTACTTATACCTGTAAAAAAAGTATGGATGGCGGTAAAACCTTTACCACCATCATCAGCAACGGCATCGTGCCCCCTTACAACGTAGGTCCGCGCAGTATTCAAAGTGCCGTGGGTTTAAACAGCGATTACGACAAACTGATGCAAGGGGCTATTATGACGGCTAGTACCGGCGAAAAAGTTTTTTGCGGTCCGGTAGATGATCCGTTTTTTGTGGATATCGGAGGCATTGAAGATTTAGGCAACAACCGGCCGAACAAGCCAGTTGACGGTTTGAAAAGATTAAATGTGCACACCATTGCCATGGACATTCCCATAGAAATGCTTAATAAAGAAGGCCAAAAAGTGAGCCAAGCCTGGAGCATTCTGGATCCGGATTTTATCATTGGGGTTTGGGCTTCGGCCAGCCGGCGGAAGATTATGGTACGCGAGAGCAACGGTAAGATCAAACACGAAGGCGAGTACGTGCAGGTTTCAAGATTGGGGATGCCCCTCACCAACGAGGTGATTATTCCGATTGGTAAAAAAGACGAATGGAACAGTGTTTCTTCTAATAAGGACTCCAAAGAGTTTGAGCAGTACTTCACTAATCCAGAGCTGGCCCTGTACATGGATGATTCTAAATTCGGTAAAGCGGTGCCGGGTTTAGCTCCATTGCGCATTCAAACCAAATCACTTGGTAAGTATGACTTCCGGAATGGAGCGGATGGTTTATATTCATTGTTAGGCAATCCTGCTACCAAAGGCACCGCGTTGGACACCAAACTATTTGGCAATTACTTACTCCGGGATAATGAACCTCGCTCCGTAGATTTACTACCCATTTTCATGACCGGAGTACCAAACTTGCCCCCCTACCAACTCGCTACGGGTAAGAAAGATGGTAATCCCTTAGCGGCCGGAAAGCCATTTATTAATAACTTTTTGCCTACTTTCGGGGACATGTTGCGGGTAAATATGTCTACCCCCGTGACTACCCGGGAATCGCCGGATTTTAGCAGTTTAGGTTTAATCCAAGCTGCCGTGCTGGGCTTAACGGACCCACGTTGGAATAAAACCAGATTCGTGCAATTTATTCCCAATATGGATGGCTTTCCGAACGGACGCCGGTTAGAAGATGATGTCGTACGGATTGAATTACAAGCCGTAAGTGGCGTGGTGCTGGCTGCTATTGGATTAGGCTACGACGATTATGATGTAAAAGCAGGCGCCGGAGTTATTGGGGATGTGGAACAACAGCACAACAGTGATCCGATTTTAATTACGCCACCAACCGGCACTATTATAACTGATATCCGTTCGGCTACCTTTGGTACGGGTAAAGGCAGTAGTTACGATAACTTTAAATTTGATGCTAGTTGCCAAAAAGATGTTACTGATATCGTACGTACTTACTATGCGGCTCGCTTAACCGACTTTGAACCTAATTACCAGATCCCGGTAAACCGTAACGTTTTAGGAAATCCGTGTCCGGGTTCAGAGAAGAGTTTACTAGTTTTAGCCGATTATCGCACCCCGGCTAGTCTGGCTACCCAAGATTTAGTGAATGTTTTAACCTTTACTACGGGGGTCGAGAAAAACGATGCGCCGCTCCCTGGTCGCTTCCCATTTGAAGCCAGACCTTGGGAAGGGTTTTCCTACGGTGGCCATGGGAACGAAAATGGCAGTGGTAACATTGACCCTAGCCTAAGTGCCAGTATAGCCCCTTACCAAGCACCCACTAGTATGAATTTAGGCACCCCTGATGTTATGTTAAAACAACTGGAAGGCTTTCCCAATCCAAGTCGGGATAAAACTACCTTCCGCTATCACATCGGACAATCTTCGCAGGTAAGCTTACAAATTTACGACGCGAACGGCAACCTGGTCGCCACCCCGGTGAATAAAGAACCAAGAGCTGCTGGCACCTACGAAGTGTCGGTAGATGTGAGCAAGTACAAAGGAGGAATTTACTATGTTCGGGTGGTAAACGGCGTAGCTTCTGATCAATCTTTAAAATTTATAGTTTCTAAGTAA
- a CDS encoding tetratricopeptide repeat protein yields MKKNYFYTASLVLLVIAGIVLFQKYQNQSKPIPPLRERQGPISTTSEWLNTKAAIQGLQRKLREQPGDLKSKLLLAFAYMQEARVTGEHPYYYPAALQLVEEILDREPDDQVLMYEATVAKATIQLSLHQFAKALKTGKAALEINDRGAAVYGVLCDANVELGHYEEAIAMADKMASLRPDLKSYSRVSYLREINGDMPGAIEAMQLAVDAGFPGLEQTAWVTVTLGSLYEKTGDLKSAEAQYNQTLAQSPNYAFALGGLGRLAVKQKDYQTAEKLFTQAAGIIPEFSFQEELVRLYQQQGRTLKAQATMEDLLKGLEEDQEAGHVVDLELANIHLHLGKDPAKALLYALKEYHRRPDNIDVCKALAEIYYQKRDYRTAATYLKKATRTSSQEASLVCLEGLITYHLGDQVQGAHLIQKSLVLNPYQNTTLSTEGQQLVNKAISKI; encoded by the coding sequence ATGAAAAAAAACTACTTCTATACGGCTAGCTTGGTATTATTGGTGATAGCAGGCATCGTGCTTTTTCAAAAATACCAAAATCAATCAAAGCCTATTCCGCCGCTCCGTGAACGCCAGGGTCCTATTTCTACGACTAGCGAATGGCTAAATACGAAAGCCGCCATTCAGGGCCTGCAGCGTAAACTTCGCGAGCAGCCCGGTGATTTAAAAAGTAAATTATTACTCGCTTTTGCCTACATGCAGGAAGCCCGCGTCACCGGCGAGCATCCTTATTATTATCCAGCGGCCCTTCAATTAGTAGAAGAAATTTTGGATCGGGAACCGGATGATCAAGTATTAATGTACGAGGCTACCGTGGCTAAGGCCACCATCCAATTATCGCTACACCAATTTGCGAAAGCCTTGAAAACCGGGAAAGCGGCTTTAGAGATTAATGACCGGGGTGCGGCAGTTTACGGGGTATTATGCGATGCAAACGTAGAATTGGGCCATTACGAAGAAGCTATTGCCATGGCGGACAAAATGGCTTCCTTACGCCCGGATTTAAAATCATACTCGCGGGTATCATATCTGCGCGAAATTAACGGGGATATGCCCGGCGCCATAGAAGCCATGCAGCTAGCCGTTGACGCCGGTTTTCCGGGTTTAGAACAAACTGCTTGGGTGACAGTAACACTGGGCAGTTTGTACGAAAAAACTGGTGACCTAAAAAGCGCCGAGGCGCAGTATAATCAAACGTTAGCACAATCGCCCAATTACGCTTTTGCCTTAGGAGGTTTAGGTCGCTTAGCGGTTAAACAAAAAGACTATCAGACCGCCGAAAAGTTATTTACGCAAGCTGCCGGCATTATTCCGGAGTTTTCTTTTCAAGAGGAACTAGTCCGGCTTTACCAGCAACAAGGTAGAACTTTAAAAGCCCAAGCTACTATGGAAGATTTGCTGAAGGGACTGGAAGAAGATCAGGAAGCTGGTCACGTCGTAGACTTAGAGTTGGCTAATATTCACCTACACTTAGGCAAAGACCCTGCTAAAGCTCTTTTATACGCTTTAAAGGAGTACCACCGACGGCCTGATAATATAGATGTTTGTAAAGCTTTAGCTGAAATTTATTATCAAAAACGGGATTATAGAACTGCCGCTACTTATTTAAAAAAGGCTACTCGTACCAGTAGCCAGGAAGCAAGCTTGGTTTGCCTAGAAGGTTTGATTACATATCATTTGGGTGACCAGGTACAGGGTGCTCATCTTATTCAAAAATCATTGGTCCTTAATCCTTACCAAAATACAACACTTAGCACCGAAGGTCAACAGTTAGTTAATAAAGCTATTTCCAAAATCTAA
- a CDS encoding carboxymuconolactone decarboxylase family protein — MHSAATLPNTRFKIVPYQEANSEVKAIYEETMQVLQLPFVLNWFKCQGSNATLLRGNWAKLRSTLIEGEVPNILKQLIIYNVSKERGCEYCAHAHGLFADSMSRMISEEPDFQVTTDLDSPLLPNSYKSAIKLVTKAALNAQDLTNTDFEKLLQEGFTEQEIQELMAQADLVNMLNTLATISGIKIDNELTEAQF, encoded by the coding sequence ATGCATTCAGCTGCTACTTTGCCCAATACCAGATTCAAGATTGTACCTTATCAGGAAGCGAATTCTGAGGTAAAAGCTATTTACGAAGAAACCATGCAAGTTTTACAACTCCCATTTGTACTTAATTGGTTTAAATGTCAGGGGAGTAACGCGACTTTGCTCCGGGGTAATTGGGCGAAATTACGTTCGACTCTGATCGAAGGAGAAGTGCCTAACATCTTAAAGCAGCTCATTATCTACAATGTGTCCAAAGAACGGGGTTGTGAATACTGCGCGCATGCCCATGGTCTTTTTGCCGATAGTATGAGCCGAATGATTAGCGAAGAACCTGATTTTCAAGTAACCACCGATTTAGATTCTCCTTTATTGCCGAATAGTTATAAATCGGCGATTAAATTAGTAACCAAAGCGGCATTAAATGCGCAGGATTTAACCAATACTGATTTCGAGAAACTCTTGCAAGAAGGTTTTACTGAACAAGAAATACAGGAACTAATGGCCCAGGCAGATTTAGTAAACATGCTCAATACGCTAGCCACCATTTCGGGCATTAAAATAGATAACGAATTAACGGAAGCCCAATTTTAA
- a CDS encoding DUF305 domain-containing protein — translation MEDTTKSTMSKGPYGKLLISLGTSFVVMYTVMFLNVDQFDHIYLSYTRFYMSLLMVSPMALLMILLMKQMYSNQKINLIIMVGSIITFVFALTALRSQAFISDVQYMKAMIPHHSSAIMVSNNANIKNPEVRKLADSIIKSQEQEIALMKMYLDRIE, via the coding sequence ATGGAAGATACAACAAAATCTACAATGAGTAAAGGTCCCTACGGGAAACTGTTAATTTCTTTAGGGACGTCCTTCGTTGTCATGTACACGGTTATGTTCTTGAATGTGGATCAATTTGACCACATTTATCTGAGTTATACCAGATTCTACATGTCCTTACTGATGGTATCCCCTATGGCTCTGCTCATGATTTTATTAATGAAGCAGATGTATTCGAACCAGAAAATCAATCTGATCATCATGGTTGGTAGTATAATCACATTTGTATTTGCCTTAACTGCTCTGAGAAGTCAAGCTTTTATAAGTGATGTTCAATACATGAAAGCGATGATTCCGCATCATTCCTCGGCCATTATGGTTAGTAACAATGCTAATATCAAAAATCCAGAAGTACGAAAATTAGCAGATAGTATTATTAAATCCCAAGAGCAAGAAATCGCACTGATGAAAATGTACTTAGATAGGATAGAGTAA
- a CDS encoding DUF2254 domain-containing protein, which yields MVPSIWLKEKLQRTITSIAFLPAIIALSFLVFSWITLELDFSELGKSIKAQWQWLRLKDASTARNIIATVASGIISLTVFSFSMVMIVLNQAASQLSNRVLDKLIGNRFQQVVLGFYIGTIVYALFLLSTIRDVDQGIQVPALSTYFLIFLTISDIFLFIYFLHYITQSVKYENIINQIHKQTKAALVKECINKTISVVTNPVTAGYKITAPKSGVYQGFEKRTLLEICDKENLVVAFVFSSGTYVLKGTPLLIISNSSSVISSEVEEKIIQTLIIQAGEVIPENSYYGFRQLMEVAIKALSPGINDPGTAILSLNALADLLAYRMENLPDSRIRNTTGLVRIYLKERTFEEIFFSCILPIWDYGKEDHSIQQSLYGILLQLQTESSSPILLELLEAVQAVRNSTRNSFKASNPVL from the coding sequence ATGGTCCCATCTATCTGGTTAAAAGAAAAGTTACAACGAACAATTACCAGTATTGCCTTTTTGCCAGCCATTATAGCACTTTCTTTTCTAGTATTTTCCTGGATCACGTTAGAACTGGATTTTTCGGAGTTAGGTAAAAGCATTAAAGCGCAATGGCAATGGCTTCGGTTAAAAGATGCAAGTACCGCTCGAAACATTATTGCTACAGTAGCCAGTGGAATCATTTCTTTAACGGTGTTTAGCTTCTCTATGGTTATGATTGTGCTGAACCAAGCTGCATCACAATTAAGTAACCGGGTATTAGACAAACTTATTGGTAATCGTTTTCAGCAAGTAGTACTCGGCTTTTATATTGGCACCATTGTCTATGCTCTTTTTCTTCTCAGTACTATCCGGGATGTAGATCAGGGAATTCAGGTGCCTGCTTTAAGTACCTACTTCTTAATATTTTTAACGATCTCGGATATTTTTTTATTTATTTACTTTCTGCATTACATTACGCAATCAGTTAAATACGAAAATATTATTAACCAAATTCATAAGCAAACCAAAGCTGCCTTAGTTAAGGAATGTATAAATAAAACCATATCGGTAGTTACAAATCCCGTAACAGCTGGCTATAAAATTACTGCACCCAAATCAGGCGTTTATCAGGGTTTCGAAAAAAGAACCCTACTGGAAATCTGCGATAAGGAAAATCTGGTCGTTGCTTTTGTTTTTTCTTCTGGTACGTACGTTTTAAAAGGAACACCCTTACTTATTATTTCTAATTCGTCTTCCGTGATTAGCTCAGAAGTAGAAGAAAAAATTATCCAGACGCTAATTATCCAGGCAGGAGAAGTTATACCAGAGAATTCTTACTATGGTTTCAGACAATTGATGGAAGTGGCAATCAAAGCATTAAGTCCCGGTATTAATGATCCGGGTACGGCTATTCTGAGCTTAAATGCTCTCGCGGATTTGTTAGCATACCGAATGGAGAACTTGCCGGATAGCAGGATAAGAAACACAACTGGACTAGTTCGAATTTATCTGAAAGAAAGAACTTTTGAGGAAATATTCTTTAGCTGTATTTTACCAATATGGGACTATGGTAAGGAGGATCACTCTATTCAGCAAAGTCTTTATGGTATCTTATTGCAACTTCAAACAGAAAGTTCTTCGCCGATATTGCTGGAACTCTTGGAAGCAGTCCAGGCTGTTAGAAATTCAACCCGTAATTCTTTCAAGGCTAGCAACCCTGTCTTGTAG
- a CDS encoding DUF421 domain-containing protein: MFFDNWSQIIKILLTGTLTYVGIIVILRLSGKRTLSQMNAFDFIITVALGSTLATAMLSKDTPLAEGLTGLALLVLLQFLVSWTYVRIPFFARFIKSGPRLLFYEGEFKEEAMKEERVEREDLLQAVRSQGILSLDQIIAIVLETNGKFSIIKNSNQQSHSTLQNVKKD, translated from the coding sequence ATGTTTTTCGATAACTGGTCGCAAATTATAAAGATCCTCCTTACCGGTACGCTGACTTATGTTGGTATTATCGTTATACTGCGCTTATCGGGCAAGCGGACGCTTTCACAAATGAATGCCTTTGATTTTATTATAACTGTGGCATTAGGTTCAACTCTCGCGACTGCCATGCTTTCAAAAGATACTCCTTTAGCTGAAGGATTAACTGGCTTGGCCTTGCTAGTCTTATTGCAGTTCTTAGTTTCGTGGACTTATGTACGAATTCCTTTTTTTGCCCGGTTTATAAAGTCGGGACCAAGATTATTATTTTACGAAGGGGAATTCAAAGAAGAAGCCATGAAGGAAGAGCGGGTGGAACGGGAAGATTTACTACAGGCAGTTCGCAGTCAAGGTATTTTATCTCTTGATCAAATTATCGCTATTGTTTTAGAGACTAACGGTAAATTTAGCATTATAAAGAATTCTAATCAGCAATCTCATTCTACTTTGCAAAATGTTAAAAAGGATTAA
- a CDS encoding AI-2E family transporter, with protein MENSSSYIAEKAGIVSFVGLLLVALFLLIWHVANFFLLVFGGILFNVLLSALAYFLHRKIKLSYTFSLVLVIVALVIVLGSTVLLLAPTVSQQAEELSQSLPQAFQNLKNNLSETKWGQQLLAGIPQKPGKFLSNNKDVLGQLTGVFSSTLSVLANLLIIIITGIYLASSPGNYKNGFVRLFSPSYRNRLSQVLDQCYDTLSNWLLSRFISMIVVGVTTAVGLALLGIPLPMVLAIIAAFLNFIPNLGPYLALIPALPLAYLQGPDQALYVFLLYMGIQTIEGYVITPMLDKKLVSMPPALLLFGQVLLGILVGISGILLASPLIAVLMVVVKELYIKDFLERKKRPVSAPENSKAIK; from the coding sequence ATGGAAAATTCTAGCAGCTATATTGCTGAGAAGGCAGGCATTGTCTCTTTCGTGGGGTTACTCTTAGTAGCCTTATTTTTGTTAATCTGGCACGTGGCTAACTTTTTTCTTCTGGTTTTTGGGGGAATATTGTTTAATGTTTTATTAAGTGCGTTAGCTTACTTTTTACATCGCAAAATCAAGTTGTCGTATACCTTCTCGCTCGTTTTAGTGATTGTAGCATTAGTAATAGTTCTGGGGAGCACGGTTTTGTTACTAGCTCCTACGGTTAGTCAACAGGCCGAAGAATTATCACAATCTCTGCCGCAAGCTTTCCAAAATTTAAAAAATAACCTTTCGGAAACTAAATGGGGGCAACAGCTACTGGCCGGCATTCCTCAAAAACCAGGAAAGTTTCTGTCGAACAACAAAGATGTATTGGGCCAGTTAACTGGTGTTTTCTCTTCCACCCTAAGTGTTTTGGCTAATCTGCTTATTATTATTATCACGGGTATTTATCTAGCCTCCAGCCCGGGTAACTATAAAAATGGGTTTGTTCGGCTTTTTTCGCCTTCTTACCGAAACCGATTGAGCCAGGTATTAGACCAATGTTATGATACGTTGAGCAATTGGTTGTTAAGTCGATTTATATCCATGATTGTAGTGGGAGTAACAACTGCCGTAGGTTTGGCTTTGTTGGGTATTCCGCTACCCATGGTGCTCGCGATTATAGCAGCTTTTTTAAACTTTATTCCCAATTTGGGGCCCTATCTGGCTTTAATTCCCGCACTGCCTTTAGCCTATCTGCAAGGTCCGGATCAAGCTCTTTACGTATTTCTGTTGTACATGGGTATTCAAACCATTGAGGGTTATGTAATAACGCCCATGCTGGACAAAAAACTAGTTTCCATGCCACCGGCTTTGCTTTTGTTTGGTCAGGTATTATTAGGAATTCTGGTGGGAATCAGTGGTATCTTATTGGCTTCTCCGCTAATTGCGGTACTAATGGTGGTAGTAAAGGAACTTTATATTAAAGATTTTCTGGAGAGAAAGAAAAGACCTGTGAGCGCCCCGGAAAACAGCAAAGCAATAAAGTAA
- a CDS encoding copper chaperone, with protein sequence MEILKFKTNIKSFEQVAQVTPMLNQLQEISKWQVDPESQDNILSVSGENLNPQSVEDAVQKAGFTAEILRVVGLSGEEL encoded by the coding sequence ATGGAAATACTAAAATTTAAGACGAATATAAAAAGCTTCGAACAAGTGGCTCAAGTAACTCCAATGCTCAATCAGCTCCAAGAAATTAGCAAGTGGCAAGTAGATCCAGAAAGTCAGGATAATATTTTGAGTGTGTCCGGGGAAAACTTGAATCCCCAAAGCGTAGAAGATGCCGTGCAAAAAGCCGGTTTTACCGCCGAGATTCTACGCGTGGTAGGCCTTTCGGGAGAAGAGTTGTAG